In Camelina sativa cultivar DH55 chromosome 16, Cs, whole genome shotgun sequence, a single window of DNA contains:
- the LOC104754067 gene encoding ABC transporter G family member 32, whose translation MTVFCRTTMHHKTIDDGNIYLGSLYFSMVIILFNGFTEVPMLVAKLPVLYKHRDLHFYPSWAYTLPSWLLSIPTSIIESATWVAVTYYTIGYDPLFSRFLQQFLLYFSLHQMSLGLFRVMGSLGRHMIVANTFGSFAMLVVMTLGGFIISRDSIPSWWIWGYWVSPLMYAQNAASVNEFLGHNWQKSAGNHTSDSLGLALLKERSLFSGNYWYWIGIGALLGYTVLFNILFTLFLAHLNPWGKFQAVVSREELDEREKKRKGDDEFVVELREYLQHSGSIHGKYFKNRGMVLPFQPLSLSFSNINYYVDVPLGLKEQGILEDRLQLLVNITGAFRPSVLTALVGVSGAGKTTLMDVLAGRKTGGTIEGDVYISGFPKRQETFARISGYCEQNDVHSPCLTVVESLLFSACLRLPADIDSETQRAFVHEVMELVELTSLSGALVGLPGVDGLSTEQRKRLTIAVELVANPSIVFMDEPTSGLDARAAAIVMRTVRNIVNTGRTIVCTIHQPSIDIFESFDELLFMKRGGELIYAGPLGQKSCELVKYFESIEGVQKIKPGHNPAAWMLDVTSSTEEHRLGVDFAEIYRNSNLCQRNKELIEVLSKPSNTAKEVEFPTRYSQSLYSQFVACLWKQNLSYWRNPQYTAVRFFYTVIISLMLGTICWKFGSKRDTQQQLFNAMGSMYAAVLFIGITNATAAQPVVSIERFVSYRERAAGMYSALPFAFAQVFIEFPYVLAQSTIYSSIFYAMAAFEWSAVKFLWYLFFMYFSIMYFTFYGMMTTAITPNHNVASIIAAPFYMLWNLFSGFMIPYKRIPLWWRWYYWANPVAWTLYGLLVSQYGDDERRVKLSDGIHQVMVKQLLEDVMGYKHDFLGVSAIMVVAFCVFFSLVFAFAIKAFNFQRR comes from the exons ATGACTGTCTTTTGCCGGACAACAATGCACCACAAGACTATTGATGATGGCAACATATATCTTGGGTCGCTTTACTTTTCCATGGTTATCATTCTCTTTAACGGATTCACCGAGGTTCCAATGCTAGTAGCCAAGCTTCCTGTTCTTTATAAGCACAGAGACTTACATTTTTACCCAAGCTGGGCTTATACATTACCTTCCTGGCTTTTGAGTATCCCTACTTCAATAATAGAATCTGCAACATGGGTGGCAGTAACATATTATACAATTGGATATGATCCTCTTTTCtccag GTTCCTTCAGCAGTTCTTGCTGTATTTCTCTCTGCATCAGATGTCCTTGGGTCTTTTCCGCGTTATGGGTTCTTTAGGCCGACATATGATAGTTGCCAATACGTTTGGGTCCTTTGCAATGCTGGTGGTCATGACGCTTGGAGGATTTATAATATCCAGAG ATAGCATACCAAGCTGGTGGATTTGGGGTTACTGGGTTTCTCCTTTGATGTATGCTCAAAACGCAGCTTCCGTGAATGAGTTTCTTGGCCATAATTGGCAAAAG AGTGCTGGGAATCATACCAGCGACTCTCTTGGTTTGGCATTGTTGAAAGAAAGAAGTTTGTTCTCTGGGAACTACTGGTATTGGATCGGTATCGGTGCCTTGCTTGGATACACAGTTCTATTCAATATACTATTTACGCTGTTCCTAGCACATCTCAACC CTTGGGGCAAGTTTCAAGCTGTTGTATCCAGAGAAGAGTTGgatgagagagaaaagaaaaggaaaggtgatgatgagtttgttgtGGAACTAAGAGAGTACTTGCAGCATTCAGGCTCAATACATG GAAAATATTTCAAGAACCGAGGCATGGTTCTCCCGTTTCAACCACTATCATTGTCTTTCAGCAATATCAACTACTATGTGGATGTTCCCTTG GGACTAAAAGAACAAGGGATACTAGAAGACAGGTTGCAGCTACTTGTGAATATTACTGGAGCTTTTAGACCGAGTGTTCTTACAGCATTGGTGGGAGTAAGTGGTGCGGGTAAAACAACGCTCATGGATGTTTTAGCTGGAAGAAAAACCGGAGGAACTATAGAAGGCGATGTGTACATATCTGGTTTTCCCAAAAGGCAGGAAACGTTTGCAAGAATTTCAGGTTACTGTGAGCAGAACGATGTTCATTCTCCATGCCTAACTGTTGTTGAATCTCTACTTTTCTCGGCATGCCTTCGTTTACCAGCTGACATTGACTCAGAAACACAAAGG GCGTTTGTTCATGAGGTGATGGAGCTAGTGGAGCTGACCTCTTTGAGCGGGGCATTGGTCGGTCTCCCTGGGGTTGATGGCTTATCAACTGAACAGAGGAAAAGGCTAACAATTGCTGTTGAGCTAGTTGCGAACCCTTCTATAGTATTCATGGATGAGCCAACTTCAGGGTTGGATGCCAGAGCAGCTGCCATTGTGATGAGGACTGTAAGAAATATTGTTAACACAGGGCGAACCATCGTCTGCACGATTCATCAGCCTAGCATCGATATTTTTGAGTCATTTGACGAG CTTTTGTTCATGAAACGTGGTGGAGAGCTCATATATGCTGGTCCACTTGGTCAAAAATCATGTGAACTTGTCAAGTATTTTGAG TCAATTGAAGGAGTGCAAAAGATCAAACCTGGCCATAATCCGGCAGCGTGGATGCTTGACGTCACCTCTTCCACTGAAGAACACCGTCTTGGAGTTGATTTTGCTGAAATTTACAGGAATTCAAATCTGTGTCA ACGCAACAAGGAGCTGATCGAAGTCCTCAGCAAGCCAAGTAATACTGCAAAAGAAGTCGAGTTTCCGACCAGATACTCTCAGTCACTCTATAGTCAGTTTGTTGCTTGTCTGTGGAAACAAAACCTCTCATACTGGCGAAACCCACAATACACTGCAGTTCGGTTCTTCTACACTGTGATTATCTCTTTGATGCTTGGAACCATATGTTGGAAATTTGGctcaaaaag GGACACTCAACAACAATTATTTAATGCAATGGGATCGATGTATGCGGCAGTTCTCTTCATTGGAATCACCAATGCAACCGCTGCACAGCCTGTTGTCTCCATAGAAAGATTTGTTTCATATCGCGAGAGAGCAGCAGGAATGTACTCGGCACTTCCCTTTGCATTTGCACAG GTGTTTATAGAGTTTCCATACGTGCTAGCACAATCCACAATATACAGCAGTATATTCTATGCCATGGCCGCGTTTGAATGGTCAGCGGTGAAGTTCTTGTGGTACTTATTCTTCATGTACTTTTCGATAATGTACTTCACCTTCTACGGGATGATGACAACAGCAATCACCCCAAACCACAACGTTGCCTCAATCATAGCAGCACCTTTCTACATGCTCTGGAACCTATTCAGTGGCTTCATGATACCATATAAG AGGATTCCACTGTGGTGGAGATGGTACTACTGGGCAAACCCAGTGGCGTGGACACTGTATGGACTATTGGTATCTCAGTATGGAGATGATGAGAGAAGGGTGAAACTCTCAGATGGTATCCATCAAGTGATGGTGAAACAACTGCTTGAGGATGTAATGGGATACAAACATGACTTCTTAGGAGTCTCTGCTATAATGGTGGTGGCCTTTTGCGTCTTCTTCTCCCTTGTCTTTGCTTTCGCCATTAAAGCCTTCAATTTCCAgagaagatga
- the LOC109129556 gene encoding ABC transporter G family member 32-like: protein MWNSGENAFSRSTSFRDEIEDEEELRWAALQRLPTYSRIRRGIFRDMIGESKEVQIGNLEASEQRLLLDRLVNSVENDPELFFARVRKRFDAVDLKFPKIEVRFQNLMVESFVHVGSRALPTIPNFIINMAEGLLRNIRVIGGKRSKLTILDGISGIIRPSRYYSYYCIFHYLP, encoded by the exons ATGTGGAACTCGGGGGAGAACGCGTTCTCGCGTTCGACGTCGTTTAGAGACGAAatagaagacgaagaagagctcCGTTGGGCGGCGTTGCAGCGTCTGCCTACATACTCGCGTATCCGCCGAGGTATCTTCAGGGATATGATTGGTGAGTCTAAAGAGGTCCAAATTGGTAACCTGGAAGCTAGCGAACAACGCCTACTCCTCGATCGCCTCGTCAATTCCGTCGAAAACGATCCTGAACTGTTCTTCGCTCGTGTTCGCAAGCGATTCGACGC AGTGGATTTGAAATTTCCCAAGATTGAAGTTCGATTTCAGAATCTGATGGTGGAATCATTCGTTCATGTTGGAAGCAGAGCGTTACCAACAATTCCCAATTTCATCATTAACATGGCAGAG GGTTTGTTAAGGAACATACGCGTGATTGGTGGGAAAAGGAGCAAATTAACGATTTTAGATGGTATTAGTGGCATCATTAGACCTTCCAGGTATTATTCCTACTACTgcatttttcattat TTGCCTTAA